From Sphingomonas sp.:
AGATCCCCATTCCTGACGGCGCCTATTCAGGGAAGTGCATGGGACCGACCTTCGAGAATGTTTCGCTGGGCGATCGCATCCACGCCTTCGAAGGCCTCAAGGCCTATGGCGACAAGGCGATTGCCGCCGCCAATGCGTTGATCCATCGCCACGACCCGCGTCGCGTCGTGGCGCATCCGGGCCATCTCCAACGGCCCGGCCGCGCGACCGCCAAGGCGGTAAAGATCGAGAAGGCGGATGATGACCTGGTCAGCATTCTGCAAAACGTGATTTATTATGTCGGCGTCGCGACCTGCAAGACGGGTACGGACAACGCGCCGATGCACCTGCCCGATGTCGGCCCCTATTGGGCCGCCGCCCGGCAACGCTGATCGCTCTCGACAGAGGAACGAGCCATGGCATCCTGCGCTACGCCGACTCCCACGCCTTCGCCGGGTGTTCCGGTCCCCACCCCCTATCCCTATGCGGAGGAGCCCGCCTTTCCGGGGCCGGGCGTCATCGGTCCACAGCCCGAGGGCATCCCGCTCCACGCTTGCATGGGGCTGAATGCATGCGCGGGTGCGGATCGCTTCGGCGTGCTCGGCGCGCCGGGGCGCGAACCCAATGCCTGTGCCGGGCAGGGCTATTGCGCCACCGGCACCGACCACACCTGCCATGTCCAGAACGAGTGCAAGGGGCAGGGGGGCTGCGGGCTCTATGGCACTGGCGAGGAGATGAACAACCCGGGCGCCAATGCCTGCCGCTCGCAGGGATCTTGCGCGACGCCGATCAATGCCGAGCGGTTCAGCACCAACGGGCCCAACCGGGGCAAGAGTGTGTGGTTGCGCGCGCGTGCGGTGTTCGAGACGAATTGGGCGGCAACGCGAGCCGAACTGCTCGCCGCGCGGCAGGACGGCAAGCCAGCGTCCGGTCAGCCGCTCCCGGAGACTCTCGGCGCGCCGCCGGCGGCCTTCGCTGCGACCGGCCCAACCTATCTGTGGATCTCCGATGACAACGAGTCGCGCGGCAACATGACCGCCTGCGGATCGAGCGCGATGAGCGGTGCCGGTGGCTGCAGCTGACGACGCGCTCGCCGGGTTGCCGCGGCTGGGGCTTGGCCTGGGGCTGCGCAACGTGCATTTCGACGCCATCTTGGCGGATGCGCCGGACGACCTTTGGTTCGAGGCGATCTCCGAGAATTTCATGGACTCGGGCGGGCGCCCGCGCGCGATGCTGGAAGCGGTCGCCGAGCGCCATCCGGTGGTGCTGCACGGCGTGTCCATGTCGATCGGCAGCACCGATCCGCTCGATCGGGCCTATCTCGCATCGTTGAAGCGGCTGGCCGATGCGATCCGCCCTGCCTGGATCAGCGACCATCTGTGCTGGACCGGGGTGAACGGCCGCAACACCCATGACCTGCTGCCGCTGCCGCTCACCGAAGAGAGCCTGGCGCATGTCGTCGCGCGGGTACGGCAGGTCCAGGATCTGCTCGAGCGGCCGCTGATCCTGGAAAATCCCAGTTCCTATGTCCGCTTCGTCCAATCGACGATCAGCGAGCCCGATTTCCTGCGCGCGTTGGCGGCCGACACCGGGTGCGGGCTGCTGCTCGACGTCAACAATGTCTTTGTGAGCAGCTTCAACGCCGGCACCGATCCGTTCGCCTATCTCGATGCCTTTCCGTGCGACCGCGTCG
This genomic window contains:
- a CDS encoding DUF692 domain-containing protein, producing MAAADDALAGLPRLGLGLGLRNVHFDAILADAPDDLWFEAISENFMDSGGRPRAMLEAVAERHPVVLHGVSMSIGSTDPLDRAYLASLKRLADAIRPAWISDHLCWTGVNGRNTHDLLPLPLTEESLAHVVARVRQVQDLLERPLILENPSSYVRFVQSTISEPDFLRALAADTGCGLLLDVNNVFVSSFNAGTDPFAYLDAFPCDRVVQMHLAGHQDCGTHVIDTHDRPVRREVWDLFRAAWQRTGGAATLLEWDDRIPGFDDCLTELRKAERYMGAGAVPIMAASSASDGEGISGPIDFLLPHAIGLLEDAA